A stretch of Kryptolebias marmoratus isolate JLee-2015 linkage group LG24, ASM164957v2, whole genome shotgun sequence DNA encodes these proteins:
- the eps15 gene encoding epidermal growth factor receptor substrate 15 isoform X4 — protein MQHLRRLLYLLFSLIDKLRQHTVAMISNWLAQCVFQKNKTRRSVKWVVSTADKAKYDELFSKTDGDMDGLVSGAEVRDIFLKTGLPSATLARIWELCDIGDIGKLTREQFALALYLINLKLTKGLDPPQTLTPEMIPPSDRQNIKQNNAANLAADFSAIKELDTLSNEIVELQREKSSVEEEIKEKEEAIRQRSTEVQDLQDEVAKESGELQRLQAQRQKVQEALDELDQQKSSLEEQLDHIRQQTSQETQLISSLQSQHEEQEQRICQYEEELIQAREELLALQEESRRLQETVQAAQEQLTPLQESVRDSFTQVSQVQQKVKDLQVEERSVTAQLSWKRALEDSSPVMVNGSSGPAAELDLFHEDRPKELKEGETAAAACSQQKEHSDTKEKEGEEEKEEESPKTVEEEKQKPDALDDLYNSFASVDLYNSLSKPQEITVGEKTFSSELSSETIDEEDESPKHSPLKVDSPEPESKPEPADAPETTASSSPPPVEPRSLPPQTSPPSLPEMDFFHSDPFTDHDPFKDDPFGKADVPDPFGGDPFKGSDPFAADSFFAQTSSTAFSSEDLFSAPADPFGTTPGISEPDLFAAKLNDAAPPPAPSAAAAQDPFASKTTNPAPASTDPFSSTGTKKADSDLFGGKVNTSAEVDPFSSQDGGTDPFSCSPPSSDLALKDSTPTNDPFAPGGTTVNTTSEPGKDPDPFAAVFGNESFGGGFADFSALTKSNGPDQFGINNKNLFQEDSQSASSDVPPALPPKTGTPTRPPPPPPGKRSSISRTESSESFQQRGHFLPQTSGDFSSSSSSSSLPAKDPLADPFAPSSPPRHNLREADRFASFDKYPTEEDMIEWAKRESEREEKERLARLTQQEQEDLELAIALSKSELS, from the exons ATGCAGCACCTACGAAggcttctttatttattattctccTTGATAGATAAACTTCGCCAACATACAGTTGCGATGATTTCAAACTGGCTTGCTCAGTGTGTTTTTCAAAAGAACAAGACTAGAAGGAGCGTAAAG TGGGTGGTGTCGACGGCGGACAAGGCCAAATATGATGAGCTGTTCAGCAAGACAGACGGTGACATGGACGGCTTGGTGTCCGGCGCAGAAGTCAGAGATATCTTCCTGAAGACTGGACTGCCTTCTGCCACGCTCGCACGTATTTG GGAGCTTTGTGACATTGGAGACATAGGGAAGCTGACCCGGGAACAGTTTGCCCTGGCTCTTTATCTCATCAACCTGAAGCTGACGAAAGGCCTGGACCCGCCGCAGACTCTCACCCCAGAGATGATCCCTCCTTCAGACAGACAAAACATCAAGCAG AACAATGCTGCTAACCTGGCGGCGGACTTCTCAGCTATTAAGGAGCTGGACACTCTCAGTAATGAGATCGTCGAACTACAAAG AGAGAAGAGCTCTGTGGAGGAGGAGATCAAGGAAAAGGAGGAGGCTATTCGACAACGCAGCACTGAAGTTCAG gaCCTTCAGGATGAGGTGGCGAAGGAGAGCGGGGAGCTACAGCGACTCCAGGCGCAGCGTCAGAAAGTCCAGGAGGCTTTAGACGAGCTCGACCAACAGAAGAGCTCCTTGGAGGAGCAGCTCGACCACATTCGACAGCAGACCAGCCAGGAGACTCAACtt ATCTCATCTCTGCAGTCCCAGCatgaggagcaggagcagaggATATGCCAGTACGAGGAGGAGCTCATCCAGGCACGAGAGGAGCTTctggctctgcaggaggagagCAGGAGGCTGCAGGAGACGGTCCAGGCTGCTCAGGAACAACTCACTCCACTTCAGGAGTCGGTGCGGGACTCCTTCACGCAAGTCTCACAG GTTCAGCAGAAAGTCAAAGACCTTCAGGTGGAGGAGAGGTCCGTGACGGCACAGCTCAGCTGGAAGAGAGCTCTCGAGGACAGCTCTCCTGTCATGGTGAACGGATCGTCGGGCCCTGCGGCTGAACTGGACCTCTTCCACGAGGACCGGCCCAAAGAGCTGAAGGAGGGAGAGACAGCCGCCGCCGCCTGCAGCCAGCAGAAAGAACATTCAGATACGAAGGAGAAAGAAGGCgaagaagagaaggaggaagagagtCCAAAGactgtggaggaggagaagcagaaacCTGATGCCCTTGATGACCTCTATAATAGTTTTGCCTCTGTTGATTTGTACAACAGTTTGTCGAAGCCACAAGAGATCACTGTGGGG GAAAAAACCTTCTCCTCTGAACTCTCCTCTGAGACCATCGATGAGGAAGATGAATCACCTAAACACTCCCCACTAAAG GTTGATTCCCCAGAGCCAGAGAGCAAACCGGAGCCAGCAGACGCTCCAGAAACGACCGCCTCCTCGTCGCCTCCTCCGGTCGAGCCTCGCTCCTTGCCACCACAGACGAGCCCGCCCTCCCTGCCTGAGATGGACTTCTTCCATTCAGACCCTTTTACCGACC ACGACCCGTTTAAAGATGATCCTTTTGGAAAAGCCGATGTTCCAG ATCCTTTTGGAGGAGATCCGTTCAAAGGCTCAGACCCGTTTGCTGCGGACTCCTTCTTTGCACAGACCTCCAGCACTGCTTTCTCCTCAGAGGACCTGTTTTCGGCTCCAGCTGACCCATTTGGTACTACTCCCGGCATTTCAGAGCCGGACCTGTTTGCAGCCAAGCTAAATGATGCAGCTCCGCCACcagcaccatcagcagcagcagcccagGATCCATTTGCTTCCAAAACCACCAATCCAGCTCCGGCATCCACGGATCCTTTCAGCTCCACAGGAACCAAGAAGGCTGATTCAGACCTGTTTGGAGGCAAAGTGAACACCTCAGCGGAGGTGGACCCATTTAGTTCACAGGATGGAGGGACGGATCccttcagctgctctcctccGAGTTCAGATCTGGCACTG aaggaCTCTACACCAACCAATGACCCCTTTGCTCCAGGCGGTACGACAGTGAACACCACCTCAGAGCCAGGAAAAGATCCAG atccATTTGCTGCTGTGTTCGGTAATGAATCGTTTGGAGGAGGCTTTGCAGATTTTAGCGCTTTGACAAAG TCAAACGGTCCAGACCAGTTTGGCATCAACAACAAGAACCTGTTCCAGGAGGACAGCCAGTCTGCCAGCTCCGACGTCCCCCCAGCCCTGCCCCCTAAAACGGGTACACCAACCagacctccccctcctcctccag GTAAGAGGTCGTCGATCTCTCGAACAGAGTCCTCCGAGTCCTTCCAACAAAGAGGACACTTCCTTCCGCAAACTTCAGGGgatttctcttcctcctcctcctcctcctccctgcctgCCAAGGATCCCTTAGCTGACCCCTTCGCCCCTTCCTCCCCTCCGCGGCACAACTTGCGGGAAGCCGATCGATTTGCCAGCTTTGACAAA TATCCAACCGAGGAAGACATGATAGAGTGGGCAAAGCGCGAGAGCGAGCGCGAGGAAAAGGAGCGGCTTGCGAGGCTCACTCAGCAGGAGCAAGAGGACCTGGAGCTCGCCATCGCCCTCAGCAAGTCTGAACTCTCCTGA